GTGCTGGACGCCGTCGCGGGTCAATTGTCCTGATCTGCGGCGTCGACGGGGCGTCGGCGCGCCGCGGACTCCAGCACGGTCAATTCGTCGCCGACGGTCAGCCGGACGCCGGGATTATCCGGGATGAGATTGCTGGCGAACCATACGCTGCGGTCCCACTGCCGGTGCTGGGCCAGCGTGACCAACGGCTCTCGGCCGCGTGCGGCAGTGTCCGGGTCGACGGTGGTCAGCACGCAGCGATTACACCCCTTCACCACGCGGAACTCGGCGGCGCCGATTCGGATTCGACGCCAGTCGTCCTCGGCCCAGGCCGGTGCGCCGTCGACCACCAGATTCGGTCGGAATCGGCGCATGTCCATCGGTCCTTCGGCCGCGTACGGACCGGTGGCGATCCACGCGTTCAGCGCGGCCAGCGAGCTGGTGCTGGCCAGCAGCAGGGGATAGCCGTCGGCCAGGGAGACCCGATCGTCGGGCCGGCCGAATTCCGGATCGACCGGCCGGGTTCGTGGGTCGGCCTGATACATCAGCCGTACCGGCTCGTCGAGCAGCTCGGTGAACCAGGTGTCGGCCGATCGGCCGGCCGGCACCGTCATCATCGTTTTCCGGAAATGGCGCACCGGCTCGACCGGCCCGGTAGGAAACGGCACGGTCAGATCGTCGCGCCCGGCCGCGCTCGCGGTGATCCCGGTCGCGGTGCATCGCGCCGACACCAGGAGCAGGGTCTGGTGCGTCCGTGCGGTGACCGCGCGGCCGTCTCGGTCGACGAGAGCCCAG
Above is a genomic segment from Skermania piniformis containing:
- a CDS encoding MOSC domain-containing protein; translation: MTARLGAIHRYPVKSTRGESPSSAVVEPWGLRDDRRWALVDRDGRAVTARTHQTLLLVSARCTATGITASAAGRDDLTVPFPTGPVEPVRHFRKTMMTVPAGRSADTWFTELLDEPVRLMYQADPRTRPVDPEFGRPDDRVSLADGYPLLLASTSSLAALNAWIATGPYAAEGPMDMRRFRPNLVVDGAPAWAEDDWRRIRIGAAEFRVVKGCNRCVLTTVDPDTAARGREPLVTLAQHRQWDRSVWFASNLIPDNPGVRLTVGDELTVLESAARRRPVDAADQDN